A genomic region of Dreissena polymorpha isolate Duluth1 chromosome 4, UMN_Dpol_1.0, whole genome shotgun sequence contains the following coding sequences:
- the LOC127879213 gene encoding ras-related protein Rab-30-like translates to MEDYKYLFKVVLIGEAGVGKTCLVRRFTQGLFPPGQAATIGVDFMIKTVEIDGDKVKLQIWDTAGQEKFRSITQSYYRAAHGLVLVYDVCSQNTFDALPQWMVDIESFANQKVMSYLVGNKTDRGDAREVPTHIGKQFADRYEMKFLETSAKEADNVDKLFIDMATILTEEIRSRRLVPDSQSADISKDTKSISSCAQCFKL, encoded by the exons ATGGAAGACTACAAGTACTTGTTCAAGGTTGTGCTGATTGGAGAAGCTGGTGTTGGAAAAACATGCCTGGTTCGCAGATTCACTCAG GGTTTATTTCCCCCTGGCCAGGCTGCCACTATAGGCGTGGACTTCATGATAAAAACAGTGGAGATTGACGgggacaaggtcaag CTCCAGATCTGGGACACTGCTGGACAGGAGAAGTTCCGCTCCATCACTCAGAGCTACTACCGAGCTGCACATGGCCTAGTTCTGGTCTACGATGTTTGCTCTCAGAACACTTTCGACGCTCTGCCCCAGTGGATGGTCGACATTGAGTCGTTTGCAAATCAGAAAGTCATGTCCTACCTTGTTG GTAATAAGACTGACCGGGGTGATGCAAGGGAAGTACCCACACACATTGGGAAGCAGTTTGCAGATCGATACGAGATGAAATTCCTCGAAACCTCTGCCAAAGAGGCAGACAACGTGGACAAACTATTTATAGACATGGCCACCATACTTACTGAGGAAATACGCAGTCGAAGACTGGTACCAGATTCCCAGTCTGCAGACATTTCAAAGGACACAAAATCGATAAGTTCATGTGCTCAGTGTTTTAAACTCTAG